From Spirosoma agri, one genomic window encodes:
- a CDS encoding sensor protein KdpD: MLSDNRDQNAEHFLNLLRQSRRGKFKIYIGMSAGVGKTYRMLQEAHALLRGGIDVRIGFVETHNRAETQALVTGLPVIARRRLFYKGRELDEMDLQTVINLHPELVIVDELAHTNIPGSKNEKRWQDVLDILDAGINVISAVNIQHIESLHTSVRQITGIDVAERVPDRILQLADEVVNIDLTADELITRLKDGKIYDRAKVETALGNFFQPDKILQLRELALKEVATAVERKIETQVAPGTQLKPERFLAAISSNHEIARRVIRKTARLASYYQSRWFVLYVQTPSEDSDRIKLDVQRHLINNLKLATELGAEVIQIKSNHIVNAIAETVEQRNITTVCIGKPHITLIQVILRTNAFNQLLTKLSESATDLIILS; this comes from the coding sequence ATGCTGAGCGACAACCGCGACCAGAATGCCGAGCACTTTTTGAACCTCCTCCGTCAGTCAAGGCGGGGGAAGTTCAAGATTTATATTGGCATGAGCGCCGGGGTCGGCAAAACGTATCGGATGTTGCAGGAGGCCCACGCCTTGTTACGCGGGGGAATTGACGTCAGGATCGGCTTTGTCGAAACGCATAACCGGGCTGAAACGCAGGCGCTGGTCACGGGATTGCCCGTTATTGCCCGTCGGCGGCTGTTTTACAAAGGGCGCGAACTGGACGAGATGGACCTACAGACGGTCATCAACCTCCACCCCGAGCTGGTGATCGTCGATGAACTGGCGCATACGAACATTCCCGGTTCGAAAAATGAAAAACGCTGGCAGGATGTGCTGGACATTCTGGATGCGGGTATCAATGTGATCAGTGCCGTTAACATTCAGCATATCGAGAGCCTTCACACGTCCGTTCGGCAAATCACCGGCATCGACGTTGCCGAGCGCGTTCCCGACCGCATCCTGCAACTGGCCGATGAAGTCGTCAACATCGACCTGACCGCCGATGAGCTGATTACACGGCTTAAGGACGGTAAGATTTATGACCGCGCGAAAGTCGAAACGGCACTGGGTAATTTTTTTCAGCCGGACAAGATTCTACAACTGCGCGAACTGGCGCTTAAAGAAGTGGCCACCGCCGTTGAGCGTAAGATTGAAACGCAGGTCGCTCCCGGCACCCAGTTGAAACCGGAGCGATTTTTGGCGGCCATAAGCAGTAATCACGAAATAGCCCGACGGGTTATTCGCAAGACGGCGCGTCTGGCCAGTTACTATCAGTCCCGCTGGTTTGTGCTTTACGTTCAGACGCCTTCCGAAGATTCCGACCGGATCAAGCTGGACGTACAGCGTCATTTGATCAACAACCTGAAACTGGCTACTGAACTGGGGGCCGAAGTCATTCAGATAAAGAGCAACCATATTGTCAACGCCATTGCCGAAACCGTCGAACAGCGTAACATTACGACAGTTTGCATCGGTAAACCACACATTACCCTGATTCAGGTCATTTTGCGCACCAATGCCTTCAACCAGCTGTTGACTAAATTATCCGAATCCGCCACCGACCTGATCATTCTCTCATGA
- a CDS encoding potassium-transporting ATPase subunit F, with the protein MLTGLFIIALLVFAYMLYVLIKPENF; encoded by the coding sequence ATGCTCACAGGCTTATTTATCATCGCATTGCTGGTTTTCGCGTACATGCTGTACGTCCTGATCAAACCAGAAAATTTTTAA
- a CDS encoding sigma-54-dependent transcriptional regulator, producing MPGTILLIDDEPKLRQLLARILTLEDYQVMEADDARSGLRILERTEIDLVISDVKLPDGNGIDLTAQVKTIQPATEIIVLTAYGTIADGVKAIKNGAFDYITKGDDNDRIIPLVSRAIEKAQLQFRIKRLEEQVQQKYGFEKIIGQSRAIQQAIALARKVAVTDTTVLLTGETGTGKEVFAQAIHQASLRRAGSFVAVNCSALGKEILESELFGHRAGSFTGATRDKKGLFEEANKGTIFLDEIGEMALDLQAKLLRVLETHEFMRVGDTKPTKTDVRVVAATNRDLKHDAETAQFRSDLYYRLSVFSIELPPLRDRRDDIPVLADVLTRQEAAKVGKKDMTLSPAFIETLTRYSWKGNIRELKNVIERAVILSDGQTLVPDYLPLDVQSPAGPAAVFSYDLATVEKHHIEQVLRHTSGNKAEAARLLGISLSTLYRKYEEYQLGYL from the coding sequence ATGCCTGGCACCATTCTCCTCATTGACGACGAACCCAAACTCCGCCAACTGCTGGCCCGAATCCTGACATTGGAGGATTATCAGGTGATGGAGGCCGACGATGCCCGCAGTGGATTGCGCATCCTGGAACGCACCGAGATTGACCTGGTTATCAGTGATGTAAAACTCCCCGATGGTAACGGTATCGACCTGACCGCTCAGGTCAAAACGATTCAGCCAGCTACCGAAATCATCGTTCTGACCGCCTACGGAACCATTGCCGACGGAGTGAAAGCCATTAAAAACGGGGCCTTCGATTATATCACCAAAGGCGACGACAACGACCGAATTATTCCGCTGGTCAGCCGGGCTATCGAGAAAGCACAGTTACAATTTCGGATCAAGCGGCTGGAAGAACAGGTTCAGCAAAAATACGGTTTTGAGAAAATTATCGGTCAGTCGCGGGCTATTCAGCAGGCGATTGCTTTAGCCCGTAAAGTCGCCGTTACCGATACGACGGTGCTATTAACGGGCGAAACCGGAACCGGGAAAGAGGTTTTCGCGCAGGCTATTCATCAGGCAAGTCTACGCCGGGCGGGGTCATTTGTGGCCGTCAACTGTAGCGCCTTGGGTAAAGAAATTCTGGAAAGCGAACTCTTCGGACATCGGGCGGGATCGTTCACGGGGGCTACGCGCGATAAAAAGGGGCTGTTCGAGGAAGCCAACAAAGGGACGATTTTTCTGGATGAGATCGGCGAGATGGCGCTCGACCTTCAGGCAAAATTATTACGTGTGCTCGAAACCCATGAGTTCATGCGCGTTGGCGACACCAAGCCAACTAAAACCGATGTTCGGGTCGTTGCTGCCACCAACCGCGACCTGAAACATGATGCTGAAACCGCCCAGTTCCGGTCTGACTTATACTACCGACTTTCCGTGTTTTCCATCGAACTGCCTCCCCTACGCGACCGGCGCGATGACATTCCGGTTCTGGCCGACGTATTGACCCGGCAGGAGGCTGCTAAAGTCGGTAAAAAAGACATGACACTTAGCCCGGCTTTTATCGAAACGCTAACCCGATACAGCTGGAAAGGCAATATCCGCGAATTGAAGAACGTCATTGAACGAGCGGTCATTTTGAGTGACGGCCAAACGCTGGTGCCCGACTACCTGCCGCTGGATGTTCAGTCGCCAGCTGGTCCGGCGGCTGTTTTTTCTTACGATCTCGCTACGGTCGAGAAACACCACATCGAACAGGTATTGCGCCACACCAGTGGCAACAAAGCCGAAGCCGCCCGGCTCCTCGGCATCAGCCTTAGCACGCTCTATCGCAAATACGAAGAGTATCAGCTAGGCTACTTATAG
- the kdpB gene encoding potassium-transporting ATPase subunit KdpB codes for MTKQNSSPSLFQRELVGTAIRESFVKLSPSILIKNPVMFTVEIGTVVMVLVTAYIATTGDTSQGSLAYNIAITFILLLTILFANFAEAIAEARGKAQAESLRKTRQETPAKVIRSVGTMYTNEVETISSAQLVKGDIFLCEPGDIIPSDGEIIEGLATIDESAITGESAPVIREAGGDKSSVTGGTKVLSDRIKVQVTTQPGESFLDKMIALVEGASRQKTPNEIALTILLAGFTLIFIIVCVALKPFAEYANTPITIAALISLFVCLIPTTIGGLLSAIGIAGMDRALRANVIAKSGRAVETAGDIDTLLLDKTGTITIGNRKATHFYPAPGVSEEDMIRASALSSLADETPEGKSIVELARSGDWGSKVTSKLSTDGATMIKFTAETRSSGIDMPTGQNGSVVRIRKGATDSIRTIVTRAGNLFPGETDEQAKTIAANGGTPLVVSENDVVKGVIELQDIIKPGISERFDRLRKMGVKTVMVTGDNPLTAKFIAEKAGVDDYIAEAKPEDKMNYIRHEQTGGKLVAMMGDGTNDAPALAQADVGVAMNSGTQAAKEAGNMVDLDNDPTKLIEIVEIGKQLLITRGTLTTFSIANDVAKYFAIVPALFVMSIPALQAINIMKLHSSESAILSAVIFNAIIIPMLIPLALRGVEYKPIGASALLRRNLFIYGLGGIVAPFIGIKLIDLVVGLFV; via the coding sequence ATGACAAAGCAAAATTCATCTCCTTCACTGTTCCAGCGCGAACTCGTTGGCACCGCAATTCGGGAGTCATTTGTCAAATTAAGCCCCTCGATTCTGATTAAGAATCCGGTCATGTTTACCGTCGAAATTGGCACCGTCGTCATGGTACTGGTAACGGCTTATATTGCCACAACGGGCGATACATCACAGGGATCACTGGCTTATAACATAGCCATCACGTTTATTCTGCTATTGACAATTCTGTTCGCCAACTTCGCCGAAGCCATTGCCGAAGCGCGGGGTAAAGCGCAAGCGGAATCGTTACGCAAAACGCGTCAGGAAACGCCAGCGAAAGTGATCCGTTCGGTCGGCACGATGTACACGAACGAAGTGGAAACCATCTCGTCGGCCCAACTCGTGAAAGGCGACATATTTCTCTGCGAACCGGGCGACATTATCCCATCCGATGGTGAAATTATCGAAGGACTGGCAACGATCGACGAGTCAGCCATTACGGGCGAATCTGCGCCGGTGATTCGCGAAGCGGGTGGCGATAAATCGTCGGTGACGGGCGGCACCAAAGTACTATCTGACCGCATCAAAGTGCAGGTCACAACGCAGCCTGGTGAGTCGTTTCTCGACAAGATGATTGCGCTGGTCGAAGGGGCGAGTCGCCAGAAAACGCCGAACGAGATTGCGCTGACGATTCTATTGGCGGGGTTCACGCTGATCTTCATCATTGTCTGCGTTGCGTTGAAACCGTTCGCGGAGTACGCCAACACACCGATCACGATTGCCGCGCTGATCTCGCTCTTTGTCTGCCTGATTCCCACCACGATTGGCGGTCTGTTATCGGCGATCGGGATTGCGGGCATGGACCGCGCCTTACGCGCAAACGTGATCGCGAAGTCTGGCCGTGCCGTCGAAACAGCGGGCGACATCGACACGCTGCTGCTGGACAAGACCGGAACGATCACGATCGGCAACCGGAAGGCAACCCACTTCTATCCGGCTCCGGGTGTCTCCGAAGAGGACATGATTCGGGCATCGGCGCTCAGCTCACTGGCCGACGAAACGCCGGAAGGTAAATCGATCGTCGAACTGGCCCGAAGTGGAGACTGGGGATCGAAAGTGACCAGTAAACTATCGACCGATGGGGCAACGATGATTAAGTTCACCGCCGAAACGCGTTCGTCAGGGATCGATATGCCTACTGGTCAGAACGGCTCGGTTGTTCGGATTCGCAAGGGCGCTACGGATTCGATCCGGACTATTGTTACGCGGGCTGGCAATCTGTTTCCGGGTGAAACCGATGAACAGGCCAAAACGATTGCCGCCAACGGTGGTACGCCATTGGTCGTATCTGAAAATGACGTGGTGAAAGGTGTCATCGAATTGCAGGACATTATCAAACCCGGCATTTCGGAACGTTTTGACCGACTCCGGAAAATGGGCGTAAAAACGGTGATGGTGACGGGCGACAACCCACTAACGGCCAAGTTCATTGCTGAAAAAGCAGGAGTAGACGATTACATCGCCGAAGCCAAACCGGAAGACAAAATGAACTACATCCGCCACGAGCAAACCGGTGGCAAGCTCGTCGCGATGATGGGCGATGGCACGAACGACGCTCCGGCACTGGCGCAGGCCGACGTAGGTGTGGCGATGAATTCCGGCACGCAGGCCGCTAAAGAAGCGGGTAACATGGTCGATCTGGACAATGACCCGACGAAACTGATCGAAATCGTTGAAATTGGTAAGCAGTTGCTCATCACGCGGGGTACGCTGACAACCTTTTCGATCGCCAACGACGTAGCCAAATATTTCGCGATTGTGCCCGCCCTGTTCGTAATGTCGATCCCGGCTTTGCAGGCCATCAACATCATGAAATTACACAGTTCAGAATCAGCCATTCTGTCGGCGGTGATCTTCAACGCGATCATTATTCCGATGCTGATTCCGCTGGCCCTGCGTGGCGTTGAATACAAACCGATTGGCGCATCAGCCCTGCTTCGCCGGAACCTGTTCATCTACGGTTTAGGCGGTATCGTTGCGCCATTCATCGGTATAAAATTAATTGATCTGGTCGTCGGCCTGTTCGTGTAA
- the kdpA gene encoding potassium-transporting ATPase subunit KdpA, producing MSTELLGVVAMYGLTVLLAIPLGNYIANVFRPESANGPLERFIYRIGGIDPTREMNWKENLAALLTINAVWLAFAFTLLLLQGTLPLNPDGNPSMTPDLAFNTAISFMVNCDLQHYSGESGATYLTQLFVMNFLMFTSAATGIASLLLIIRSFLPKVVDTVGNFYVFFVKALTRILLPIAFVVALLLAFNGTPASFDGKDSIVTMQGDTVGVSRGPAAGMIAIKHVGTNGGGWFGANSAHPLENPSYFTNMVEMIAQVILPIAMLFALGFLINRRRFTWVIYGVMTLGMLCLLIPTLITEVHGNPAIAQLGVGQPTGAMEGKEARFGPLASAYWSIMTTIISTGSVNSMHDSSMALSGTMELLGMMTNAFYGGCGVGFLNYYYYLIIAVFISGLMVGRTPELFGRKVEAREIKIASIVALLSTLLVKGGTALAAWLFVHYGDAAWLVKPSAWLNNPTNHGFTELLYEFTSANANNGSGFEGLGDNNFFWNYATGIVLILGRFIPIIGPVAIAGLLANKKFVPESSGTLPTDTVTFGLMTFAVILIITALSFFPALALGPLAEYFSLK from the coding sequence ATGTCAACTGAATTACTGGGCGTTGTGGCCATGTACGGGCTAACCGTTCTGCTGGCCATCCCACTGGGCAACTACATTGCCAACGTCTTTCGACCTGAATCGGCCAACGGGCCGCTGGAACGGTTCATTTATCGCATCGGCGGCATTGACCCGACCCGCGAAATGAACTGGAAAGAAAACCTTGCCGCCCTCCTGACGATCAACGCCGTATGGCTGGCCTTCGCCTTTACGCTATTGCTATTGCAAGGTACGCTGCCGCTCAATCCAGACGGCAACCCATCCATGACGCCGGACCTGGCCTTTAATACGGCGATCAGCTTTATGGTCAACTGCGATTTGCAGCACTATTCCGGCGAATCGGGCGCAACCTACCTGACCCAGTTATTCGTCATGAACTTTCTGATGTTTACGTCAGCCGCAACGGGTATCGCTTCGCTTCTGCTGATCATCCGGTCGTTTCTGCCCAAAGTGGTTGATACGGTCGGCAACTTCTACGTATTTTTCGTGAAGGCGCTTACCCGAATTTTATTGCCCATTGCGTTTGTAGTAGCCCTACTCCTGGCGTTCAATGGTACCCCGGCCAGTTTCGACGGTAAGGACAGTATCGTGACGATGCAGGGCGACACGGTCGGCGTTTCGCGCGGACCAGCAGCGGGCATGATTGCGATCAAACACGTCGGGACCAACGGTGGAGGCTGGTTCGGGGCCAACTCGGCGCACCCCCTCGAAAACCCCAGCTATTTTACCAACATGGTTGAAATGATAGCGCAGGTAATTTTACCGATTGCAATGCTCTTCGCCCTGGGCTTTTTGATCAATCGTCGGCGGTTTACGTGGGTCATCTACGGCGTCATGACGCTCGGTATGCTCTGTCTACTCATTCCTACGCTGATCACCGAAGTGCATGGTAACCCCGCCATTGCGCAACTGGGTGTAGGTCAGCCCACGGGTGCGATGGAAGGCAAGGAGGCTCGGTTCGGGCCACTGGCGTCGGCGTACTGGAGTATCATGACGACGATTATTTCGACCGGGTCGGTCAACTCCATGCACGATTCGTCGATGGCTCTGTCGGGTACGATGGAACTGCTCGGCATGATGACCAACGCGTTCTACGGCGGTTGCGGTGTCGGTTTCCTGAACTACTATTATTACCTGATCATCGCCGTCTTTATTTCTGGATTAATGGTCGGTCGAACGCCGGAATTGTTCGGACGGAAGGTCGAAGCGCGGGAAATCAAAATTGCGTCTATCGTGGCCCTGCTGAGTACGTTGCTCGTGAAAGGTGGTACGGCTTTGGCGGCCTGGCTGTTTGTTCATTATGGCGATGCAGCCTGGCTCGTCAAACCATCGGCCTGGCTCAACAACCCAACGAATCACGGCTTTACGGAACTGCTGTATGAGTTCACGTCCGCGAACGCCAACAACGGTTCGGGCTTCGAAGGACTTGGCGACAATAACTTTTTCTGGAACTACGCAACGGGTATCGTGCTGATTCTGGGCCGGTTCATTCCAATCATCGGGCCAGTAGCGATTGCGGGTCTGCTGGCGAACAAAAAGTTCGTACCCGAATCGTCAGGAACGCTACCGACCGATACGGTCACCTTCGGACTCATGACCTTCGCCGTCATCCTTATCATTACCGCACTCTCGTTCTTCCCGGCACTGGCGCTGGGACCGCTGGCCGAATATTTTAGTCTGAAGTGA
- a CDS encoding porin: protein MKYTVYVMLAVAGSAMAQPSFAQQATDTTASTSTVQPVQNSLTVSGYIEAYYAHDFTAPKTSQERPGFLYNHKRNREINVNLAFIKAAYASERVRGNLAIQVGTYAQYNYTAEQPLLRNVYEANAGVKLSKTRDLWLDAGIFTSHIGFESAISKDCWTLTRSLLAENSPYYLSGAKLTYNTSNGKWTLLGSVVNGWQRIAKLPGYTGPAISTQVQYKPSANVVLNWSTFLGSDRPDSLKQSRFFNNFYAILNPNGTISTILGFDIGSDRKPIGSDGQRVGSGRYVWYSPVAIVRYSVSDAVKLAGRVEYYDDKNGVIIATGTANGFKTWGYSLNADYFILPTAVFRIEGKVYSSQDAIFETSTNPSRTNTSLTTSLAISF, encoded by the coding sequence ATGAAATACACCGTTTACGTCATGCTAGCTGTCGCTGGTTCAGCAATGGCACAACCTTCGTTCGCGCAACAGGCAACCGATACGACCGCTAGTACAAGTACAGTGCAACCCGTGCAAAATTCGCTGACAGTCAGCGGCTACATAGAAGCCTACTACGCCCACGATTTCACGGCGCCGAAAACCAGTCAGGAACGCCCCGGCTTTCTTTATAACCACAAGCGAAACCGCGAAATTAACGTGAATCTGGCCTTCATCAAAGCCGCTTACGCCAGTGAGCGCGTTCGTGGTAATCTGGCGATTCAGGTGGGTACGTATGCGCAGTACAACTATACCGCCGAGCAACCGTTGCTGAGAAATGTTTACGAGGCCAATGCGGGTGTAAAGCTCAGCAAAACGCGCGATCTGTGGCTGGACGCGGGTATTTTTACATCGCACATCGGTTTTGAAAGCGCCATCTCGAAAGATTGCTGGACGCTGACCCGGAGTCTGCTGGCCGAGAATTCACCGTATTATTTGTCAGGAGCCAAGTTGACATACAATACTTCCAATGGAAAATGGACGCTGCTTGGTTCGGTTGTCAATGGGTGGCAACGGATTGCAAAACTACCGGGCTACACCGGCCCGGCAATCAGCACGCAGGTGCAGTATAAACCCAGCGCCAACGTCGTTCTGAATTGGAGTACGTTTCTCGGCAGCGACCGGCCCGATTCACTGAAACAGTCGCGCTTTTTCAATAATTTCTACGCGATACTAAATCCGAACGGGACGATCAGTACCATTCTGGGTTTTGACATTGGCTCTGATCGGAAGCCGATCGGTTCGGACGGACAGCGGGTAGGCAGCGGCCGTTACGTCTGGTATTCGCCGGTAGCGATCGTGCGGTATTCGGTCAGTGATGCGGTGAAACTAGCGGGACGGGTTGAGTATTACGACGACAAAAATGGTGTAATCATCGCTACCGGAACGGCAAACGGGTTCAAAACCTGGGGCTATTCGCTGAACGCCGACTACTTCATTTTGCCCACAGCCGTGTTCCGAATCGAAGGCAAAGTCTATTCCAGCCAGGACGCTATCTTCGAGACCAGTACCAACCCTAGCCGCACAAACACCTCATTGACAACCAGTTTAGCCATATCATTTTAA
- a CDS encoding toxin-antitoxin system TumE family protein, with protein MIHNFHSFRHLIVASTSFEPVHRPEITQVRGHLIFTDQSVLHVRENYIVATGWIDYSYHWQTDTHQFIHRWDNAHPVDLSTSPHHQHIGSENNVHPSEPMTLEKVLAFIASRITSD; from the coding sequence ATGATTCATAATTTTCACTCGTTTCGCCATCTGATTGTCGCATCTACATCGTTTGAACCAGTCCACCGGCCAGAGATCACACAGGTGCGAGGTCATCTGATCTTCACCGACCAGTCAGTGCTACATGTGCGTGAAAATTACATTGTTGCTACTGGCTGGATCGACTACTCCTATCACTGGCAAACGGATACGCATCAATTTATTCACCGTTGGGACAATGCTCACCCGGTCGATCTATCAACTTCTCCGCACCATCAGCATATTGGCTCAGAAAATAATGTTCACCCTTCTGAACCAATGACGCTCGAAAAAGTCCTCGCTTTCATTGCCAGTCGCATCACTTCAGACTAA
- a CDS encoding K(+)-transporting ATPase subunit C, whose product MKNHIGPAIRLTLVLLVILSVIYPLVIAGVSRFAPGGGKGETVVVNGKVVGYALVGQKFTNDRYFNSRPSAVEYNAAGSAGSNKGPSNPDYLKAVQARIDTFLVHNPGIQKAAIPAELVTASGSGLDPDLSPEAAKIQVARIAKVRGINTERLNQLVDDHTEGPFIGLFGPSKVNVLKLNVALDGLK is encoded by the coding sequence ATGAAAAATCACATTGGACCAGCCATTCGGCTTACGCTTGTACTGCTGGTGATACTCTCAGTCATTTATCCATTGGTTATTGCGGGTGTCAGCCGGTTCGCGCCCGGCGGAGGAAAAGGGGAAACCGTTGTCGTTAACGGTAAGGTAGTCGGCTACGCATTGGTCGGACAGAAATTTACCAACGATCGTTACTTCAACAGCCGTCCGTCGGCAGTAGAGTATAACGCAGCCGGATCAGCCGGATCGAACAAAGGTCCGTCGAACCCCGATTATCTGAAAGCAGTTCAGGCTCGTATCGACACCTTTCTGGTTCATAATCCAGGTATTCAGAAAGCCGCTATTCCGGCCGAACTGGTAACCGCATCAGGTTCGGGGCTGGACCCGGACTTATCGCCCGAGGCTGCTAAAATTCAGGTGGCCCGGATTGCAAAAGTTCGTGGTATCAACACCGAGCGGTTGAATCAACTGGTCGATGACCATACGGAAGGTCCGTTTATCGGCCTCTTCGGTCCATCGAAAGTGAACGTTCTCAAACTGAACGTAGCGCTGGATGGTCTAAAATAA